The Mesorhizobium koreense genome includes a window with the following:
- a CDS encoding DapH/DapD/GlmU-related protein translates to MTDDLRFLPPEPRIHPTAELKNCRIGRYAAVGERTVLREVTVGDFSYFERHAEAIYTEIGKFCSIAANTRVNALEHPLERPTTHKVSYRPNEYFRYLGVDQEFRERRRQKRVMVGHDVWIGHGAVVLPGVTIGDGAVIGANAVVSRDVPAYAIVAGAPAVLIRPRFPEGVAARLAEMAWWDWPMDRLFEAIPDLQKLEIEEFIEKWSD, encoded by the coding sequence ATGACCGATGACCTCCGCTTCCTGCCGCCCGAGCCGCGTATCCATCCGACGGCGGAATTGAAGAACTGCCGGATCGGCCGCTATGCAGCGGTCGGCGAGCGGACCGTATTGCGCGAGGTGACGGTCGGCGATTTCAGCTATTTCGAGCGCCACGCCGAGGCGATCTATACGGAAATCGGCAAATTCTGCTCGATCGCCGCGAATACGCGCGTCAACGCGCTCGAGCATCCGCTGGAGCGGCCAACGACGCATAAGGTGAGCTACCGGCCAAACGAGTATTTCCGATATCTGGGCGTCGACCAGGAATTCCGCGAGCGGCGCCGGCAAAAGCGGGTCATGGTCGGCCACGATGTCTGGATCGGGCACGGCGCCGTGGTCCTGCCCGGCGTCACAATCGGGGACGGCGCGGTGATCGGGGCCAACGCCGTGGTCTCCCGCGATGTGCCGGCCTACGCGATCGTCGCCGGCGCGCCGGCTGTGCTGATCCGCCCGCGTTTTCCGGAGGGTGTGGCCGCGCGCCTCGCCGAAATGGCTTGGTGGGATTGGCCAATGGACAGGCTTTTCGAAGCCATTCCCGACCTGCAGAAACTTGAAATAGAAGAATTTATCGAAAAGTGGAGCGATTAA
- a CDS encoding flagellar biosynthetic protein FliO, with amino-acid sequence MGEWLNNIAGPQYASAVMWTVGALILLVIVLFLVRAIRGVSSGTFVAGGRNRRARLAVMDAAAIDNQRRLVLVRRDDVEHLILIGGPTDVVVEQNIVPGAALHTPPLQAGSNLPNGRDNPPAPRPSPAAHEEARALREEPAFTFEEPEPQAPKPVSAQTQRSEPAISAGPQVPVAAQPPTQRGSGGSAAHSGSVHFLDQARIGPAPQAASVAPLAPIGERPNGSETTRSAEISTPRQEAAPPVLSEADRKVEPLRHEARGGDLDSALREELKAPLVNEPETRPTAEPSLEEEMKRLLGELSVPARG; translated from the coding sequence TTGGGTGAATGGTTGAACAATATCGCCGGGCCGCAATATGCGTCGGCCGTGATGTGGACCGTCGGAGCGCTGATCCTTCTGGTGATTGTGCTCTTCCTGGTCCGCGCCATCCGGGGCGTCTCGTCCGGCACCTTCGTCGCCGGCGGACGCAACCGCCGTGCCCGCCTGGCCGTCATGGACGCCGCCGCCATCGACAATCAGCGGCGCCTCGTGCTGGTACGCCGAGACGATGTCGAGCACCTGATCCTGATCGGGGGGCCGACGGATGTCGTCGTCGAACAAAACATCGTGCCGGGAGCAGCACTCCATACGCCGCCACTCCAGGCAGGAAGCAACCTGCCGAACGGCCGTGACAACCCTCCGGCGCCGCGCCCGTCACCGGCGGCCCATGAAGAGGCGCGCGCGCTCCGCGAGGAGCCCGCATTCACCTTCGAGGAGCCCGAACCGCAGGCACCGAAGCCCGTTTCCGCGCAGACGCAACGATCCGAACCCGCCATTTCGGCCGGCCCGCAAGTGCCCGTCGCGGCACAGCCGCCCACCCAGCGAGGCAGCGGCGGATCGGCCGCTCATTCGGGAAGCGTTCATTTCCTCGACCAGGCCAGAATTGGACCTGCGCCCCAGGCGGCAAGCGTGGCTCCCCTTGCTCCCATAGGCGAAAGGCCAAACGGGAGCGAAACAACGCGGTCGGCCGAAATATCGACGCCAAGACAGGAAGCTGCTCCGCCCGTCCTCAGCGAGGCGGATCGAAAGGTTGAACCGCTTCGTCACGAGGCGCGTGGCGGCGATCTGGACAGCGCATTACGGGAAGAACTGAAAGCGCCCCTCGTCAACGAGCCTGAGACACGGCCAACGGCCGAGCCGTCGCTCGAAGAGGAGATGAAACGGCTTCTCGGCGAATTGTCGGTGCCGGCGCGAGGCTGA
- a CDS encoding SCO family protein yields the protein MMRAILVGILVLMAASVGWLTFDWYRQQNSGEAYGAPFALVDSHDKPITEAAFRGQPSVLFFGFTHCPEVCPTTLFELDGWLKELGPEAKDIKAYFITIDPERDTPEVMDNFLSNFSSRITGISGPPDKVWAMAKAFNIYFRKVETDGGDYTMDHTASVILLDRKGDFAGTIAYGESAKAALAKLKRLEAGA from the coding sequence ATGATGCGCGCAATCCTTGTCGGCATTCTCGTCCTGATGGCGGCGAGCGTCGGCTGGCTGACTTTCGACTGGTACCGCCAGCAGAACTCCGGCGAAGCCTACGGCGCGCCCTTCGCCCTTGTCGACAGTCACGACAAGCCGATCACCGAGGCTGCCTTCCGGGGACAGCCTTCGGTCCTCTTTTTCGGCTTCACCCATTGTCCGGAAGTCTGTCCGACCACGCTTTTCGAACTCGACGGCTGGCTGAAGGAACTCGGCCCGGAGGCGAAGGACATAAAGGCGTATTTCATCACCATCGACCCGGAGCGCGACACGCCAGAGGTCATGGATAATTTTCTCAGCAATTTCTCCAGCCGCATCACCGGCATTTCCGGCCCGCCGGACAAGGTGTGGGCGATGGCCAAGGCCTTCAACATCTATTTCCGCAAGGTGGAGACGGATGGCGGCGACTATACGATGGACCACACCGCTTCGGTCATCCTGCTCGACCGGAAGGGCGATTTCGCCGGCACCATCGCCTATGGCGAAAGCGCCAAGGCCGCGCTTGCCAAGCTGAAAAGGCTGGAGGCTGGCGCGTGA
- a CDS encoding aminopeptidase P family protein has translation MFQSFDVKSDPSQGPDRIARLREWLEKEGLDGFLVPRADEHQGEYVAASSERLAWLTGFTGSAGAALILKGKALLFVDGRYTLQARHQTDPSTFSIESLIDSPPDKWLAANLAKGGRIGFDPWLHTISEAEKLRAATTEHKGELVAVDKNPIDALWSDRPALPLEPVDLQPEEYAGRLAKEKLADMAEAIAKGGATHAVLTDPSSLAWAFNIRGHDVPHTPLALGFAIIAADGRHELFLDERKLSIKAKAYLTQLADFFAPDTLEGEMVRLAKSGASVGLDPALAAEKLRLLVEENGGKVVHLPDPARLPRAVKNATEIAGTRAAHRRDGAAVSKFLAWLDRQRPGSIDEIAAAQSLEDFRRKTGEELQMPLRDISFDTISGAGPNGAIIHYRVTTKTSRKLGANELYLVDSGAQYQDGTTDITRTVAIGKPTGEMRERATLVLKGMIGISMLRFPSSTRGADIDAVARMALWKAGLDYQHGTGHGVGSYLSVHEGPQRIAKSGTEKLLAGMILSNEPGYYKEGAYGIRMENLILVSEAEEVKGGETAMHGFETLTLAPFDRRLVKPELLTADELDWLNAYHARVLAEIGPLVDGETLKWLEAATTPIA, from the coding sequence ATGTTCCAGTCCTTCGATGTGAAATCCGACCCTTCTCAGGGCCCCGATCGTATCGCGCGACTGCGCGAATGGCTCGAAAAGGAAGGGCTCGATGGCTTCCTCGTACCGAGAGCGGACGAGCATCAGGGCGAATATGTCGCGGCGTCGTCAGAGCGGCTAGCATGGCTTACAGGCTTCACCGGTTCGGCCGGAGCCGCGCTGATCCTGAAAGGCAAGGCTCTTCTCTTCGTCGACGGGCGTTACACGCTGCAAGCGCGCCACCAGACCGACCCTTCCACCTTTTCCATCGAAAGCCTGATCGATAGTCCACCGGATAAATGGCTTGCTGCCAACCTCGCCAAAGGTGGCCGCATCGGCTTCGATCCGTGGCTGCACACCATCTCGGAAGCGGAGAAACTGCGCGCAGCGACCACCGAGCATAAGGGCGAACTTGTCGCGGTCGACAAGAATCCGATCGACGCGCTCTGGTCGGATCGGCCTGCACTGCCGCTGGAGCCGGTGGACCTTCAACCCGAGGAATATGCGGGCAGGCTGGCGAAGGAGAAACTCGCCGACATGGCGGAGGCGATCGCCAAGGGCGGCGCCACCCATGCCGTCCTCACCGACCCGTCCTCGCTTGCGTGGGCCTTCAACATCCGCGGGCATGACGTGCCGCATACGCCGCTCGCGCTCGGCTTCGCCATCATCGCCGCGGATGGCCGGCACGAGCTCTTTCTCGATGAGCGAAAGCTTTCCATCAAGGCAAAAGCCTATCTGACTCAACTGGCGGACTTTTTCGCACCGGACACGCTGGAAGGAGAAATGGTTCGACTGGCGAAGTCCGGCGCTTCGGTCGGGCTCGATCCGGCACTTGCAGCCGAAAAACTGCGTCTTCTGGTCGAGGAAAACGGCGGCAAGGTGGTGCACCTTCCTGATCCGGCGCGCCTCCCTCGCGCCGTCAAGAACGCGACCGAGATAGCCGGCACCCGTGCCGCGCATCGCCGCGACGGGGCGGCTGTCTCGAAATTCCTCGCCTGGCTTGACCGGCAGCGACCGGGCTCGATCGATGAAATCGCCGCCGCGCAAAGCCTCGAAGATTTCCGCAGGAAAACCGGCGAGGAGCTTCAGATGCCGCTCCGCGACATATCCTTCGATACGATCTCCGGCGCGGGGCCAAACGGCGCCATCATCCATTACCGCGTGACGACGAAGACGAGCCGGAAGCTCGGGGCCAACGAGCTTTATCTGGTCGATTCCGGCGCGCAGTACCAGGACGGAACCACCGACATCACGCGCACCGTCGCCATCGGCAAGCCGACCGGGGAAATGCGCGAGCGCGCGACGCTGGTGCTGAAGGGCATGATCGGCATTTCCATGCTGCGCTTCCCTTCCAGTACGCGCGGCGCCGACATCGACGCAGTGGCACGCATGGCGCTGTGGAAGGCCGGGCTAGACTATCAGCACGGCACCGGCCACGGCGTCGGCTCCTATCTTTCAGTGCACGAAGGACCGCAACGCATCGCCAAGTCGGGCACGGAAAAGCTGCTGGCCGGCATGATCCTGTCGAACGAGCCGGGCTACTACAAGGAAGGCGCCTACGGCATCCGCATGGAGAATTTGATCCTTGTCTCCGAGGCCGAAGAGGTGAAAGGCGGCGAGACCGCTATGCACGGTTTCGAGACGCTGACGCTCGCGCCCTTCGACCGGAGGCTGGTAAAGCCGGAACTGCTGACGGCGGATGAACTCGACTGGCTCAACGCCTACCACGCCCGCGTACTTGCGGAAATCGGGCCGCTGGTCGATGGCGAGACGCTGAAATGGCTGGAAGCCGCGACCACGCCGATCGCCTGA
- a CDS encoding SixA phosphatase family protein, with product MNRLYLLRHAKAGWADPGTRDFDRPLTERGRRDAAAVGMAMRISGFVPDLVLCSTARRARETWECVAGTIGPMPASPAFVDSLYSCDAAGYLSIVRKTADGMSSLLVVGHNPMIEDVAIACAAEGDDTELAALASGFPTSALAVIQFRQPLAEAAPGSGSLTTFLTPAML from the coding sequence ATGAACCGGCTCTACCTGCTTCGGCATGCCAAGGCGGGATGGGCCGACCCCGGCACCCGCGATTTCGACCGGCCGCTGACGGAACGCGGCAGGCGGGACGCGGCCGCGGTCGGCATGGCCATGCGCATCTCCGGCTTCGTCCCGGACCTTGTCTTGTGCTCGACCGCGCGGCGGGCGCGTGAGACATGGGAATGCGTGGCCGGCACGATCGGCCCCATGCCGGCATCGCCGGCCTTCGTCGACAGCCTCTACAGTTGCGATGCGGCGGGCTATCTCTCGATCGTGCGCAAAACCGCGGACGGCATGTCCTCTCTGCTCGTTGTCGGTCACAATCCGATGATCGAGGATGTCGCGATCGCTTGCGCGGCCGAAGGCGACGACACCGAACTCGCCGCGCTTGCTTCCGGCTTCCCCACTTCCGCGCTTGCCGTCATCCAGTTCCGGCAGCCGCTTGCCGAGGCCGCACCAGGAAGCGGTTCATTGACGACGTTCCTGACGCCCGCGATGCTGTGA
- a CDS encoding DUF2380 domain-containing protein — protein MVSPTSYKVWIAAAISICLGATNGFAEDARPAKIAVAHFDFLDTSGEVQDETARHEKQLRQFETEMRETLSQDNAIDLVALPCKSDRCSLGDPGIDQLKKQAKTAKAQFLLVGGLHKMSTLIGWAKLVVVDLEKSGRTCDRLLTYRGDTEEAWRRAAKFSAEDVIRNCFR, from the coding sequence ATGGTCAGTCCTACAAGCTACAAAGTCTGGATTGCAGCGGCGATCTCAATATGCCTCGGAGCCACGAACGGTTTCGCCGAAGATGCTCGTCCGGCCAAAATTGCCGTTGCGCATTTCGATTTCCTCGACACCTCGGGCGAGGTACAGGACGAAACAGCACGGCATGAAAAGCAGCTTCGCCAATTCGAAACCGAGATGCGGGAAACACTTTCACAGGACAACGCTATCGATCTCGTCGCGTTGCCATGCAAGTCGGATCGCTGCTCGCTGGGAGATCCGGGCATAGATCAACTCAAAAAACAGGCCAAAACGGCGAAAGCGCAGTTTCTTCTCGTAGGCGGCCTTCACAAGATGAGCACGCTGATCGGCTGGGCTAAACTCGTGGTCGTCGATCTGGAAAAAAGCGGTCGAACCTGCGACCGGCTTTTAACTTATCGTGGAGACACCGAAGAGGCTTGGCGTCGAGCGGCCAAGTTCAGCGCGGAAGATGTCATCAGGAACTGCTTTCGCTGA
- a CDS encoding CreA family protein — translation MKRFLFIAAALSFLAAVPATAQEVGKVGVDWIGNDIVVEAIKDPKVEGVVCHVAYFDRSIVDRLHKGNWFEDPSNTAISCNQTGPITIGDIDLGKGGEEVFKQGISLIWKKQVVNRIYDKENNTLIYLSHSRQVQNGSSKMAISTVPLYGQQVNWAKDKKQ, via the coding sequence ATGAAAAGATTCCTGTTCATTGCCGCTGCGCTGTCATTTCTGGCGGCTGTTCCCGCGACGGCGCAGGAGGTCGGCAAAGTCGGAGTCGACTGGATCGGCAACGACATCGTCGTCGAGGCCATCAAGGATCCCAAGGTGGAGGGCGTCGTCTGCCATGTCGCCTATTTCGATCGAAGCATCGTCGACCGGCTGCACAAGGGCAACTGGTTCGAGGATCCGTCCAACACAGCCATTTCCTGCAACCAGACCGGCCCGATCACCATCGGCGACATCGACTTGGGCAAGGGTGGCGAGGAGGTCTTCAAGCAGGGCATCAGCCTGATCTGGAAAAAGCAGGTCGTGAACCGCATCTACGACAAGGAAAACAACACGCTGATCTACCTGTCGCATTCCAGGCAGGTGCAGAACGGATCGTCGAAAATGGCGATCTCGACGGTTCCGCTCTATGGCCAGCAGGTGAACTGGGCCAAGGACAAGAAGCAGTAG
- a CDS encoding aminotransferase class IV — protein sequence MDGQETFAHEKILRNAHLLTGMNDDMAGGKSDFGSGAAYVNGRFVPVEQASISILDWGLLHSDATYDVAHVRQGAFFRLDDHMDRFERGMASLRMSLPLTRSEMREILFECVRLSALQDAYVEMMCTRGVPPAGSRDPRDAKNRFYAFAIPFVWIVSPEKQEEGINIVVSGIRRIAPEAVDPRVKNYHWLDFVSGLFEAYDRGGETAVLIDAGGHVLEGPGFNLFVVSGGRMATPDRGVLEGITRRTVMEIAQDMGVAVEKRPVTADELRHADEAFMTSTAGGIMPIARVDGSPLGNGKPGSMTRQVRERYWALHSDPRYATPVPYAGSFQGRVVPEA from the coding sequence ATGGATGGGCAGGAGACGTTCGCGCATGAGAAAATCCTGCGCAATGCCCATCTCCTCACAGGAATGAACGACGACATGGCCGGTGGAAAATCAGATTTCGGTTCGGGCGCGGCTTATGTGAACGGGCGGTTTGTGCCGGTGGAGCAGGCTTCGATCTCCATACTCGACTGGGGTCTGCTGCATTCGGATGCGACCTACGATGTAGCCCATGTCCGGCAGGGCGCCTTCTTTCGCCTGGACGATCATATGGATCGGTTCGAGCGTGGGATGGCGAGCTTGCGCATGAGCCTGCCGCTTACGCGCTCCGAGATGCGCGAAATCCTGTTCGAGTGCGTCCGTCTTTCGGCGCTGCAGGATGCCTATGTCGAGATGATGTGCACCCGCGGAGTACCGCCGGCAGGCTCGCGTGACCCGAGAGACGCGAAGAACAGGTTCTATGCATTCGCCATTCCCTTCGTCTGGATCGTTTCGCCTGAGAAGCAGGAAGAAGGTATAAACATCGTGGTCAGCGGCATCCGCAGGATTGCGCCGGAAGCTGTCGATCCGCGTGTGAAGAACTATCACTGGCTCGACTTTGTTTCGGGGCTGTTCGAAGCCTACGACCGGGGCGGCGAGACAGCCGTGCTGATCGATGCAGGCGGCCACGTCCTGGAAGGGCCGGGCTTCAACCTCTTCGTCGTGAGCGGCGGGCGAATGGCTACGCCCGATCGTGGCGTGCTCGAGGGGATCACGCGGCGCACGGTTATGGAGATCGCGCAAGATATGGGGGTGGCGGTCGAGAAGCGCCCGGTTACGGCCGATGAACTCAGGCATGCCGACGAAGCATTCATGACCAGTACGGCTGGGGGCATCATGCCTATCGCTCGCGTCGACGGATCACCCTTGGGGAACGGCAAGCCCGGTTCGATGACACGACAGGTCCGCGAGCGTTACTGGGCGCTTCACAGCGATCCCCGATACGCCACGCCAGTACCTTATGCGGGCTCGTTTCAGGGCCGCGTTGTGCCTGAAGCCTGA
- a CDS encoding YcjF family protein has product MNSDRKPAAFRLPSDPVERPEPEEEERAAVTPAVRRHPRAVKTASPPVITPAEEDFFALEETGAGDPPPATPPRRRSRLGAIFFGALGLLVSLGIGLWTDRLIRDLFSRSDWLGWLAFVLAAIALLALLAIVLRELLALRRLASVERLRHRGADAVARNDTKEARALVDELVGFVSGKPETAAGRHILAETREDIIDGADLVRLAETELMAPLDARARTLVLDAAKRVSIVTAVSPRAVVDLAYVLFEAGRLIRRLSELYGGRPGTLGFFHLARDVLAHLAVTGSIAVGDSLVQQIVGHGLAARLSARLGEGVVNGMMTVRIGIAAMETVRPLHFAAVKRPRIGDFLSELTRFTAKKAESSQKAEKQA; this is encoded by the coding sequence ATGAACAGCGACCGAAAACCGGCCGCCTTCCGCCTGCCCTCCGATCCTGTGGAGCGGCCAGAACCCGAAGAGGAAGAGCGCGCCGCCGTAACGCCGGCCGTCCGGAGGCACCCGCGTGCGGTGAAAACTGCCTCCCCGCCGGTGATCACGCCGGCCGAAGAGGATTTCTTCGCGCTGGAGGAAACCGGAGCCGGCGACCCGCCCCCAGCCACCCCTCCGCGCCGACGTTCGCGCCTCGGCGCCATATTTTTCGGCGCGCTCGGCCTGCTCGTCTCGCTCGGTATCGGATTGTGGACGGATCGTCTGATTCGCGACCTCTTCAGCCGCTCGGATTGGCTCGGCTGGCTCGCCTTCGTGCTGGCCGCGATTGCGCTTCTGGCGCTCCTCGCCATCGTGCTGCGCGAGTTGCTTGCGCTCCGCCGCCTCGCCTCGGTCGAAAGGCTGCGCCATCGCGGCGCCGACGCCGTTGCCCGTAACGACACGAAGGAGGCTCGCGCCCTCGTCGACGAGCTGGTCGGCTTCGTTTCCGGCAAGCCCGAGACGGCCGCCGGCCGCCATATCCTCGCCGAAACCCGCGAGGACATCATCGACGGCGCCGACCTCGTCCGGCTCGCCGAGACCGAACTGATGGCGCCGCTCGACGCGCGCGCACGCACGCTGGTGCTTGATGCGGCGAAACGTGTCTCTATCGTCACCGCCGTTTCGCCGCGCGCGGTGGTCGACCTCGCCTACGTCCTCTTCGAGGCGGGCCGCCTGATCCGCCGGCTCTCGGAACTCTATGGCGGACGGCCCGGCACGCTCGGCTTCTTCCACCTTGCGCGCGACGTGCTTGCCCATCTTGCCGTGACCGGCTCCATCGCGGTCGGCGACAGCCTCGTGCAGCAGATCGTTGGCCACGGGCTGGCGGCGCGGCTCTCGGCAAGGCTCGGCGAAGGCGTGGTAAACGGCATGATGACGGTACGCATCGGCATCGCCGCCATGGAGACCGTCAGGCCGCTCCACTTTGCCGCGGTCAAGCGACCTCGCATCGGCGATTTCCTCTCCGAACTGACGCGATTTACCGCGAAGAAGGCCGAGTCGTCACAAAAAGCGGAAAAACAGGCTTGA
- a CDS encoding YcjX family protein: MASLTSFADEALIALDTLADRASGLVAPSLRLGVTGLSRAGKTVFISAFVHNLVHGGRLPLFEAQKSGRIARAFLEHQPDDAVPRFQYEDHVAALVSERVWPDSTRAISELRLTIQYESASGWGRLFSSGKLAVDIVDYPGEWLLDLPLLGKDFRAFSADAFELANLPVRADISEKWRQEASVIEPAAPFDEMTARKLAEIFTAYLSACKADHRALSTLPPGRFLMPGDLDGSPALTFAPLPDLGDGRFPSGSLAATMERRYEAYKTHVVKPFFREHIARLDRQIVLIDALQALNAGPGAMADLERALSEILACFRPGRGSILTDLFSRRIDRILVAATKADHLHHESHDCLQAIVRRLADRAASRASLSGATVDVLAMAAVRATREGTVKQGRETLPVIIGTPLAGETIGGETFDGETETAIFPGDLPADPERAFSEPIVESVTGKPEEPPIRFVRFRPPKLERTAEGVTLSLPHIRLDRALQFLIGDRLA, encoded by the coding sequence TTGGCCTCGCTGACTTCCTTCGCCGACGAGGCGCTGATCGCGCTCGATACGCTGGCCGACCGTGCTTCGGGTCTCGTCGCGCCTTCGCTGAGGCTGGGCGTCACCGGACTGTCGCGGGCGGGGAAGACGGTCTTTATCTCCGCTTTCGTGCACAATCTCGTCCATGGCGGGCGCTTGCCCCTCTTCGAGGCGCAAAAGTCCGGCCGCATCGCGCGCGCCTTCCTGGAGCACCAGCCCGACGACGCGGTGCCCCGCTTCCAGTACGAAGACCATGTCGCCGCCCTTGTCAGCGAACGCGTATGGCCGGATTCGACCCGGGCTATCTCGGAACTTCGGCTCACCATCCAGTATGAATCCGCATCCGGCTGGGGGCGGCTGTTCTCGTCGGGAAAGCTCGCGGTCGATATCGTCGACTATCCCGGCGAATGGCTTCTCGACCTGCCGCTGCTCGGCAAGGATTTCCGCGCCTTTTCAGCCGACGCTTTCGAACTCGCCAACCTGCCGGTGCGCGCCGATATTTCCGAGAAATGGCGGCAGGAAGCGTCGGTGATCGAACCGGCGGCCCCATTCGACGAGATGACGGCGCGCAAGCTGGCGGAAATCTTCACCGCCTATCTCAGTGCCTGCAAAGCCGACCACCGTGCGCTTTCGACCCTACCGCCCGGCCGCTTCTTGATGCCCGGCGACCTCGACGGCTCGCCGGCGCTGACCTTCGCGCCGCTGCCCGACCTCGGTGACGGGCGCTTCCCTTCCGGCTCGCTCGCCGCCACGATGGAGCGGCGCTACGAGGCCTACAAGACCCATGTCGTGAAACCCTTCTTCCGCGAGCATATCGCCCGGCTCGACCGCCAGATCGTGCTGATCGACGCGCTGCAGGCACTGAACGCCGGTCCTGGCGCCATGGCCGATCTGGAACGCGCGCTCTCCGAAATCCTCGCCTGTTTCCGGCCTGGGCGTGGCAGCATCCTGACCGATCTCTTTTCACGCAGGATCGACCGCATCCTCGTCGCCGCGACCAAGGCCGATCATCTCCACCACGAAAGCCACGACTGCTTGCAGGCGATCGTCCGCCGGCTGGCGGACCGTGCGGCGAGCCGGGCGAGCCTTTCCGGCGCTACGGTGGACGTACTGGCAATGGCGGCGGTGCGCGCCACCCGCGAAGGCACGGTGAAGCAGGGCCGGGAAACTCTGCCTGTCATCATCGGCACGCCGCTTGCGGGCGAGACGATCGGCGGCGAGACGTTCGACGGTGAGACCGAAACCGCCATCTTCCCCGGCGACCTGCCCGCCGATCCCGAACGCGCTTTCAGTGAACCCATAGTAGAATCCGTCACAGGGAAGCCCGAAGAACCGCCGATCCGCTTCGTGCGCTTCCGTCCCCCGAAGCTGGAAAGGACTGCCGAAGGCGTGACACTTTCCCTCCCTCACATCCGCCTCGACCGCGCCCTCCAGTTCCTGATCGGAGACCGCCTCGCATGA
- a CDS encoding 50S ribosomal protein L11 methyltransferase codes for MSQIKYSFIASGPMARQAYAMLEAAFEDDACPLGVAEVDEAADLHEVSLYADSDDTDTTEGRMHALLDGLIGPTTIQREVLPEIDWVAHSLEGLKPVRAARFFVHGRHDRDERRPNDIPIEIEAGQAFGTGHHGTTAGCLKMIARVAEREKPKNALDLGTGSAVLAIGLAKLAHIPVLATDIDPVAVRVAEGNVSLNGTCSLVETRVATGFQHPVFAQKGPFDLIVANILARPLMRLAPEMARHLAPNGSLILSGILDRQRRAVLAAYSNQRFRHIATLHREGWVTLHLKRQ; via the coding sequence ATGAGCCAGATCAAATACTCTTTCATCGCTTCCGGGCCGATGGCGCGGCAGGCCTACGCAATGCTGGAAGCGGCGTTCGAGGATGATGCCTGTCCGCTCGGTGTGGCCGAGGTGGACGAGGCCGCCGACCTCCACGAAGTCTCGCTCTACGCGGATAGCGACGACACCGACACAACGGAAGGGCGCATGCACGCTCTGCTCGACGGCCTTATCGGCCCGACCACCATACAGCGCGAGGTCCTGCCCGAGATCGACTGGGTCGCACACTCGCTTGAGGGGCTGAAGCCGGTGCGCGCCGCGCGCTTCTTCGTCCATGGCCGGCATGACCGCGACGAGCGCCGTCCCAACGACATCCCGATCGAGATCGAGGCGGGGCAGGCTTTCGGCACCGGCCACCACGGCACTACGGCGGGATGCCTCAAAATGATCGCCCGCGTGGCGGAGCGGGAAAAGCCGAAAAACGCGCTGGACCTCGGCACCGGATCGGCCGTGCTCGCGATCGGGCTCGCCAAACTCGCCCATATCCCGGTGCTCGCCACCGATATCGACCCGGTCGCGGTTCGCGTGGCGGAGGGGAATGTAAGCCTGAACGGAACATGCTCGCTGGTCGAAACCCGCGTCGCAACAGGTTTCCAGCATCCCGTTTTCGCTCAAAAAGGACCGTTCGACCTGATCGTCGCCAACATACTGGCAAGGCCGCTGATGCGGTTGGCGCCCGAGATGGCGCGGCATCTGGCACCGAACGGCTCGCTGATCCTCTCCGGCATCCTCGACCGTCAGCGCCGCGCGGTGCTGGCCGCCTATTCGAACCAGCGTTTCCGCCACATCGCCACCCTTCATCGCGAAGGCTGGGTCACGCTTCATCTGAAGCGCCAGTGA
- the dksA gene encoding RNA polymerase-binding protein DksA yields MNELVDAKYIPSENEPFMNERQKSYFRAKLVLWKTDILREARETLEILQQENANHPDLADRASSETDRAIELRARDRQRKLIAKIDAALQRIEDGTYGFCEETGEPISLKRLDARPIATLSIEAQERHERREKIYRDD; encoded by the coding sequence ATGAACGAACTCGTTGACGCCAAATACATACCCTCCGAGAACGAGCCGTTCATGAACGAGCGGCAGAAATCCTACTTCCGGGCCAAGCTGGTCCTATGGAAGACCGACATCCTCCGGGAAGCCCGCGAAACGCTGGAAATCCTGCAGCAGGAAAACGCCAACCACCCCGACCTCGCTGACCGCGCCTCCTCCGAGACCGATAGAGCCATCGAACTTCGTGCCCGTGACCGGCAACGCAAGCTGATTGCCAAGATCGATGCTGCGCTGCAACGGATCGAGGACGGTACCTACGGCTTTTGCGAGGAGACGGGCGAGCCGATCTCGCTCAAGCGCCTCGACGCACGGCCGATCGCCACGCTCTCCATCGAGGCGCAGGAACGGCACGAGCGGCGCGAGAAAATCTACCGCGACGATTGA